One window of the Pseudomonas lurida genome contains the following:
- the hflC gene encoding protease modulator HflC, whose protein sequence is MSAHSHDHHHGHHHHHHGDELAAGPFPWRRMAWAVLLVLFAVAAASLVQVRSGEATVITRFGNPSRVLLEPGLGWRWPAPFEAAIPVDLRLRTTSSGLQDVGTRDGLRIIVQAYVAWQVQGDADNVQRFMRAVQNQPDEAARQIRTFVGSALETTAASFDLSSLINTDASQVRIADFEAQLREQIDQQLLTTYGVRVAQVGIERLTLPSVTLTATVDRMRAERETIATERTAVGKREAAQIRSAAERDARIVQADATVKAADIEAQSRVEAAQIYGRAYAGNPQLYNLLRSLDTLGTVVTPGTKIILRTDAAPFRALVDGPKDIQP, encoded by the coding sequence TTGAGCGCTCATTCTCACGATCATCATCATGGCCACCACCACCATCATCATGGTGACGAGCTAGCCGCCGGCCCTTTCCCGTGGCGGCGCATGGCCTGGGCAGTGTTGCTGGTGCTGTTTGCAGTCGCCGCTGCCAGCCTGGTGCAAGTGCGGTCCGGCGAAGCGACGGTGATCACCCGTTTCGGCAACCCATCGCGGGTGCTGCTGGAACCGGGCCTGGGCTGGCGCTGGCCGGCGCCGTTCGAGGCGGCGATCCCGGTCGATTTGCGCCTGCGCACCACTTCCAGCGGCTTGCAGGATGTGGGCACCCGCGATGGCCTGCGCATCATCGTGCAGGCGTACGTGGCGTGGCAGGTGCAGGGCGATGCCGACAATGTGCAGCGCTTCATGCGTGCCGTGCAGAACCAACCGGATGAGGCGGCGCGGCAGATCCGTACGTTCGTGGGCTCGGCGCTGGAAACCACGGCGGCCAGCTTCGATCTGTCCAGCCTGATCAATACCGATGCCAGCCAGGTGCGCATCGCCGATTTCGAAGCGCAGTTGCGTGAGCAGATTGATCAACAATTGCTCACGACCTATGGGGTGCGCGTGGCCCAAGTGGGTATCGAACGGCTGACATTGCCGTCGGTGACCCTTACTGCCACCGTCGACCGCATGCGAGCCGAGCGGGAAACCATCGCCACCGAGCGCACCGCCGTGGGCAAGCGTGAGGCGGCGCAGATCCGTTCTGCGGCCGAGCGCGATGCGCGCATTGTGCAGGCCGATGCCACGGTGAAAGCCGCCGATATCGAAGCGCAGTCGCGGGTCGAGGCCGCGCAGATCTATGGCCGCGCCTACGCCGGCAATCCGCAGCTGTATAACCTGCTGCGTTCCCTGGATACCTTGGGCACCGTGGTCACGCCGGGCACCAAGATCATCCTGCGCACCGATGCTGCGCCGTTCCGCGCGTTGGTCGACGGGCCGAAGGATATCCAGCCATGA
- the hflK gene encoding protease modulator HflK — protein MQVDLEAGGASVEGLPRFQQGLFHARRLRQAGISLTVLGVAGWVLALFVALFVPLSIWPVVLINCASALLLLVAGLQSAWWVADWRAQSLEEPAVDVPVEGSGRYARFMERVGKQVGAPALWLGGWSLLVLVSVIEFWNLALPAAPVGQSASIGAALGLALAFGLLVFERRLAQESTAQWPEASPLAQLSRLAIICLVVSAVCLLFAGAASVWPLRVAVLVGLLPALASLEFLLRAVLSLFSPRQPRLEPRLMAQSFIAGLLRWPPQPLLALQHELHNRFGIDLRQIWAFTYMRRAFLPVLLVVLAVGWALTGVHEVPLQGRGIYERFGKPVEVFGPGLHAGLPWPLGRVIRVENGGVHELATSVTESAAPALAPAEGPPPLTANRLWDASHVNDKSQVIASSSGDKQSFQIVNMDVRFVYRIGLTDQAALAATYNNADVPTLVRSTASRILVHDFASRTLDELLGEQRTRLADEIGRAVQADLQKLDSGVEILATVVEAIHPPAGAANAYHGVQAAQIGAQALISRERGAASEQTNQALLQASTARDQAQATAREVNAGAQAADLRFAAEQKAYATAGQAFVLEQYLGQLSQGLAHAKLLILDHRLGADGAPTIDLRSFTLPADPSVPRKAVQ, from the coding sequence ATGCAAGTGGATCTGGAAGCTGGCGGCGCTTCGGTGGAAGGCCTTCCGCGTTTTCAACAGGGGCTGTTCCATGCCCGTCGATTGCGCCAGGCGGGTATCAGCCTGACGGTGCTGGGCGTTGCCGGTTGGGTGTTGGCACTGTTTGTCGCGCTGTTCGTGCCGCTGTCGATCTGGCCGGTGGTGCTGATCAACTGTGCGTCGGCGTTGTTGCTGTTGGTAGCCGGTTTGCAATCGGCGTGGTGGGTGGCGGACTGGCGCGCCCAGTCGTTGGAAGAGCCTGCAGTTGACGTGCCGGTTGAAGGCAGCGGCCGATACGCGCGCTTTATGGAACGTGTTGGTAAGCAGGTCGGCGCGCCGGCGTTGTGGCTCGGGGGCTGGTCGCTGCTGGTGCTGGTCAGCGTGATCGAGTTCTGGAACCTGGCATTGCCCGCCGCGCCGGTCGGTCAATCGGCAAGCATCGGTGCCGCGCTGGGGTTGGCCTTGGCATTTGGGCTGCTGGTGTTCGAACGTCGCCTCGCCCAGGAAAGTACCGCGCAGTGGCCGGAAGCCTCGCCACTGGCGCAACTGAGCCGGTTGGCGATCATCTGCCTGGTGGTCAGTGCGGTTTGCCTGCTGTTTGCCGGTGCGGCGTCGGTGTGGCCCTTGCGCGTGGCGGTACTGGTTGGCTTGCTGCCGGCACTGGCCTCGCTGGAGTTTCTGTTGAGGGCCGTGCTGTCGCTGTTCAGCCCACGCCAGCCGCGCCTCGAACCTCGCCTGATGGCGCAAAGTTTCATCGCCGGGCTGCTGCGTTGGCCGCCCCAGCCGTTGCTCGCGTTGCAGCATGAGCTGCACAACCGCTTTGGCATCGACCTGCGTCAGATCTGGGCGTTTACCTACATGCGCCGGGCGTTCCTGCCGGTGTTGCTGGTGGTGTTGGCGGTCGGCTGGGCGCTCACCGGCGTGCACGAAGTACCCCTGCAGGGTCGTGGGATTTATGAGCGCTTCGGTAAGCCCGTCGAGGTGTTCGGCCCCGGTTTGCATGCCGGATTACCGTGGCCGCTGGGGCGTGTGATCAGGGTGGAGAACGGTGGGGTGCATGAGCTGGCAACCAGTGTCACTGAATCCGCAGCCCCGGCACTGGCTCCCGCCGAAGGCCCGCCACCGTTGACTGCCAATCGGTTGTGGGACGCCAGCCATGTGAATGACAAATCCCAGGTGATCGCCAGCAGCAGCGGCGACAAGCAGAGCTTCCAGATCGTCAACATGGATGTGCGTTTCGTCTACCGCATCGGCCTCACCGATCAGGCCGCTCTCGCCGCCACGTATAACAATGCGGATGTACCGACCCTGGTTCGTAGCACCGCCAGCCGCATCCTGGTGCATGACTTTGCTTCGCGTACCCTCGATGAATTGCTCGGCGAACAACGCACCCGCCTGGCCGACGAGATCGGCCGCGCCGTGCAGGCGGATCTGCAAAAGCTCGACAGCGGCGTGGAAATCCTCGCCACGGTGGTCGAGGCGATCCACCCCCCGGCCGGTGCCGCCAACGCCTATCACGGCGTGCAAGCCGCGCAGATCGGGGCCCAGGCCCTGATCTCCCGCGAGCGCGGTGCGGCCAGTGAGCAGACCAACCAGGCGCTGCTGCAAGCCAGCACCGCGCGTGATCAGGCCCAGGCCACCGCAAGGGAAGTGAACGCCGGCGCCCAAGCTGCCGACCTGCGTTTCGCTGCCGAACAAAAGGCCTATGCCACGGCCGGCCAGGCCTTCGTGCTGGAGCAATACCTTGGCCAACTCAGCCAGGGCCTGGCCCACGCCAAGCTGCTCATTCTGGATCATCGCCTGGGTGCCGATGGCGCGCCGACGATCGATCTGCGTTCTTTTACCTTGCCGGCCGACCCCTCGGTGCCGCGTAAAGCCGTTCAATAA
- a CDS encoding CDP-alcohol phosphatidyltransferase family protein has product MISIYQLKPRFQNLLRPLVQRLYDNGTTANQITVLAGVVSLLVGLLIASFAQHLWLFALIPLWMILRMALNAVDGMLAREFGQQSRLGAYLNELCDVIADSALILPFALIPGVSLVPVLLVALLAVFSEYAGVLGPMVGASRRYDGPMGKSDRAFVLGVLATGVALGWLGNGWVDAVMWLVAALLAYTLVNRVRQGLKEQQDTSPIA; this is encoded by the coding sequence ATGATTTCGATCTATCAGCTCAAACCGCGTTTTCAGAACCTGCTGCGCCCTCTCGTGCAGCGCCTCTACGACAACGGCACCACCGCCAACCAGATCACCGTATTGGCCGGCGTGGTTTCCCTGCTGGTCGGCCTGTTGATCGCCAGCTTTGCCCAGCATCTATGGCTGTTTGCGCTGATTCCGCTGTGGATGATCCTGCGCATGGCCCTCAACGCCGTCGACGGCATGCTTGCCCGCGAATTCGGCCAGCAGTCACGCCTGGGCGCCTACCTCAATGAATTGTGCGACGTGATCGCCGACAGCGCGCTGATCCTGCCGTTTGCGCTGATCCCCGGCGTGAGCCTGGTGCCGGTGCTGCTGGTCGCGTTGCTGGCGGTATTCAGCGAATACGCCGGCGTGTTGGGCCCCATGGTCGGTGCCTCGCGCCGCTACGACGGGCCGATGGGCAAGAGCGATCGCGCCTTCGTACTCGGCGTACTCGCCACCGGCGTGGCGCTGGGCTGGCTGGGCAACGGTTGGGTCGACGCGGTGATGTGGCTGGTCGCGGCCTTGCTCGCCTACACCCTGGTCAATCGGGTGCGTCAGGGCCTTAAAGAACAACAAGATACTTCACCGATTGCATAA
- a CDS encoding bifunctional alpha/beta hydrolase/class I SAM-dependent methyltransferase — MREQQEHTFGTHDGVELFYRHWPATAQADGEPRKAIVLFHRGHEHSGRIAHLVDELNLPQFDFFAWDARGHGQSPGERGDSPSFATSARDVQTFCDHIGAAYGIEEENFAIVAQSVGAVIAATWVHDYAPKIRALVLASPAFKVKLYVPFARPGLALMRTFRGNFFVNSYVKAKFLSHDPERVASYDSDPLITKAISVNVLLGLYEAADRVVADAQAIQVPTQLLVSGSDFVVHRKPQQQFFDRLGSLKKELHILPGFFHDTLGERDRATAVNSARRFILQNFEHPLDRASLLDADKLGATCAESEALAAPLPRNSVRDLYWRLTRASMGLGKNLSDGVKLGFDTGFDSGSTLDYVYRNTPTGKGGLGRMIDTNYLNSIGWRGIRQRKLNVEELLRLAMARLRAADRQVRIVDIAAGHGRYILEALQGVSPLPESILLRDYSDINVRDGGALIREKGLGDIAQFVKGDAFDRSDLAALEPKPTLAVVSGLYELFADNGMVGGSLAGLAEAVEPGGYLVYTGQPWHPQLELIARALTSHRQGQAWVMRRRSQAEMDQLVEAAGFRKITQRVDEWGIFTVSLAQKI, encoded by the coding sequence ATGCGCGAACAGCAAGAGCACACCTTCGGTACCCATGATGGCGTCGAGCTTTTCTACCGTCACTGGCCGGCTACCGCCCAGGCGGACGGCGAGCCACGCAAGGCGATTGTGTTGTTCCATCGCGGCCACGAGCACTCGGGGCGGATCGCCCATCTGGTCGATGAGCTGAACCTGCCGCAATTCGACTTCTTCGCCTGGGACGCCCGGGGTCACGGCCAGTCCCCCGGCGAGCGGGGTGACAGCCCCAGCTTCGCCACCAGCGCCCGCGATGTGCAGACCTTCTGCGACCACATCGGCGCTGCCTACGGCATCGAGGAAGAAAACTTCGCCATCGTCGCCCAAAGCGTCGGGGCGGTGATTGCCGCGACCTGGGTGCACGACTACGCACCGAAAATCCGCGCCTTGGTGCTCGCCTCCCCGGCCTTCAAGGTCAAGCTCTACGTGCCATTCGCACGGCCAGGCCTGGCGCTGATGCGCACGTTTCGCGGCAATTTTTTCGTCAACAGCTACGTCAAGGCCAAGTTCCTCAGCCATGACCCGGAGCGCGTGGCGTCCTACGACAGCGACCCCTTGATCACCAAGGCGATCTCGGTGAACGTACTGCTCGGCCTGTATGAAGCGGCCGACCGCGTGGTAGCTGATGCCCAGGCAATCCAGGTGCCGACCCAACTGCTGGTCTCCGGCTCCGACTTTGTGGTGCATCGCAAACCCCAACAGCAATTTTTCGACCGCCTTGGCAGCCTGAAAAAAGAGCTGCACATCCTCCCAGGCTTTTTCCATGACACCCTCGGCGAGCGTGACCGCGCCACCGCCGTGAACAGCGCCAGGCGCTTTATCCTGCAGAACTTCGAACACCCGCTGGACCGTGCCTCGTTGCTGGATGCAGACAAACTGGGCGCCACCTGCGCCGAGTCCGAAGCCCTCGCCGCGCCACTGCCGCGCAACTCCGTGCGCGACCTGTATTGGCGCCTGACTCGCGCCAGCATGGGCCTGGGCAAGAACCTGTCCGACGGCGTGAAGCTGGGCTTTGACACAGGTTTCGACTCCGGCAGTACCCTGGACTACGTGTACCGCAACACGCCGACCGGCAAGGGTGGTTTGGGGCGGATGATCGACACCAACTACCTTAACTCCATCGGCTGGCGCGGCATTCGCCAGCGCAAGCTGAACGTCGAGGAGCTGCTGCGCCTGGCCATGGCCAGGTTGCGCGCCGCTGATCGCCAGGTGCGCATCGTCGATATCGCTGCCGGCCACGGGCGCTACATCCTGGAGGCCTTGCAGGGCGTGTCGCCGCTGCCGGAATCGATCCTTCTGCGCGACTACAGTGATATCAACGTACGCGACGGTGGCGCATTGATCCGTGAGAAGGGCCTGGGGGATATCGCGCAGTTCGTCAAAGGTGATGCGTTCGACCGCTCGGACCTGGCGGCACTGGAGCCGAAACCGACACTGGCGGTGGTGTCCGGGTTGTATGAACTGTTTGCCGACAACGGCATGGTCGGCGGCTCACTGGCCGGACTGGCCGAGGCCGTGGAGCCCGGTGGATACCTGGTCTACACCGGCCAGCCATGGCACCCGCAACTGGAACTGATCGCCCGGGCACTGACCAGCCATCGCCAGGGCCAGGCCTGGGTCATGCGCCGACGCAGCCAGGCGGAAATGGATCAACTGGTGGAGGCTGCCGGTTTCCGCAAGATCACCCAGCGCGTGGATGAGTGGGGCATCTTTACCGTGTCCCTGGCACAGAAGATCTGA
- a CDS encoding phosphatase PAP2/dual specificity phosphatase family protein: MREPGLLKPAVLWLLLLAPLFFSTYGFATWVTSQRSDVGTLVFDWEAHMPFWAWTIVPYWSIDLLYGFSLLLPNSRHELKQHALRLLSAQVIAVSCFLVWPLRFTFERPELDGVFGWLFAVLAGFDKPFNQAPSLHIALLVILWVMYQRHTQGFWRWAVHAWFALIGISVLTTYQHHFIDLPTGALAGWLCVWLWPVEHPNPLSNARLTRDTKRWRLGMRYGVGALALLVLAVVMGGAWLWILWPAVSLALVKANYLVLGPSGFQKRADGRLTPAARWLYAPYLAGAWINSRLWTRKHPQPDLIVDNVWLGRIPTTSEQEPFKAIVDLCAELPINPQGRAYQCIPVLDLIAPTPDECLHAAHAIERLRSSGPLLVCCALGYSRSATAVAAWLLHTGRATTVEQALAIIRTARADVVLHPAHREALEGLPHAH; encoded by the coding sequence ATGCGCGAACCCGGCTTGTTGAAACCCGCGGTCCTCTGGCTGCTGCTGTTGGCGCCGCTGTTTTTCAGCACCTACGGCTTTGCCACCTGGGTGACCAGCCAGCGCAGCGACGTCGGCACGCTGGTATTTGACTGGGAAGCCCATATGCCGTTCTGGGCCTGGACCATCGTGCCCTACTGGTCCATCGACCTGCTCTACGGGTTTTCCCTGCTGCTGCCCAATAGTCGGCATGAGTTGAAACAACATGCGCTGCGGCTGCTATCGGCCCAGGTCATCGCGGTCAGTTGCTTCCTGGTCTGGCCGCTGCGCTTCACCTTCGAACGGCCGGAATTGGACGGTGTATTTGGCTGGCTGTTTGCGGTGCTGGCAGGGTTCGACAAGCCATTCAACCAGGCGCCATCGCTGCATATCGCACTGCTGGTGATCCTGTGGGTCATGTACCAGCGTCACACCCAGGGCTTCTGGCGGTGGGCGGTGCATGCTTGGTTCGCCTTGATCGGTATCTCGGTACTGACCACTTATCAACACCACTTTATCGACTTACCCACAGGTGCCCTCGCCGGGTGGCTGTGCGTGTGGCTGTGGCCGGTAGAACACCCCAACCCACTGTCGAACGCGCGGCTGACGCGAGACACCAAGCGCTGGCGCTTGGGCATGCGCTATGGCGTGGGAGCCCTGGCCTTGTTGGTCCTGGCTGTTGTCATGGGTGGCGCATGGCTGTGGATACTGTGGCCGGCGGTATCCCTTGCCTTGGTCAAGGCGAATTACCTCGTGCTGGGCCCTTCGGGTTTCCAGAAACGCGCCGACGGCCGACTGACGCCTGCCGCGCGCTGGCTGTATGCCCCATACCTGGCCGGCGCGTGGATCAACTCTCGGCTGTGGACACGCAAGCATCCACAACCCGACCTGATTGTGGATAACGTCTGGCTTGGGCGCATTCCTACGACGAGTGAGCAGGAACCCTTCAAGGCCATCGTCGACCTGTGTGCCGAACTGCCAATTAATCCACAGGGCCGCGCCTACCAATGCATCCCGGTGCTGGACCTGATCGCGCCGACGCCCGACGAATGCCTGCACGCCGCGCACGCCATAGAACGTCTGCGTTCCAGTGGTCCGTTGCTGGTGTGCTGCGCCCTCGGCTACTCACGCAGCGCGACCGCCGTCGCCGCCTGGCTGTTGCACACCGGACGCGCCACGACGGTCGAGCAAGCGCTGGCTATCATTCGTACAGCGCGGGCTGATGTGGTCCTGCACCCCGCACACCGTGAAGCGTTGGAGGGTTTACCCCATGCCCATTGA
- a CDS encoding lysophospholipid acyltransferase family protein, with the protein MFEPVVATLITSMARTVTGARSLWLGCAPVPVQRIYFANHSSHGDFVLVWASLPQNLRKFTRPVAGSDYWNKSALRRYIINRVFNGVLIDRERKDPVDNPLQPMLNALEGGDSLIIFPEGTRNLEDGLLPFKSGLYHLANSYPQAQLIPVWIANLNRVMPKGRVLPLPLLCTTSFGAPLQLEEGEDKAAFLARARDALLALAPEPV; encoded by the coding sequence ATGTTCGAACCCGTGGTCGCCACGTTGATTACTTCGATGGCCCGCACCGTCACCGGGGCCCGCAGCCTGTGGCTGGGTTGCGCGCCTGTGCCGGTGCAACGCATCTATTTCGCCAACCACAGCAGTCACGGCGACTTTGTATTGGTGTGGGCATCACTGCCGCAGAACCTGCGCAAATTCACGCGCCCGGTGGCTGGTAGCGATTACTGGAACAAAAGCGCCCTGCGCCGCTACATCATCAACCGCGTGTTCAACGGCGTATTGATCGACCGCGAACGCAAGGACCCTGTGGATAACCCCCTGCAGCCCATGCTCAACGCCCTGGAAGGCGGCGACTCGCTGATCATCTTCCCCGAAGGCACGCGCAATCTCGAGGACGGCCTGCTGCCGTTCAAAAGCGGGTTGTATCACTTGGCCAATAGTTACCCACAGGCGCAATTGATCCCGGTGTGGATCGCCAACCTCAACCGGGTCATGCCCAAGGGCCGCGTACTGCCGCTGCCCCTGCTGTGCACAACCAGCTTCGGCGCACCGCTGCAACTGGAAGAAGGCGAAGACAAAGCCGCCTTCCTCGCGCGCGCCCGCGATGCCCTGCTCGCCCTTGCCCCGGAGCCTGTCTGA